A window of Drosophila sulfurigaster albostrigata strain 15112-1811.04 chromosome X, ASM2355843v2, whole genome shotgun sequence genomic DNA:
TATACGTATTGTTTGATTGCAGGGCTCCGATCCACGGGCCGCAACTTGTCGTGGCAAATTGCAAAGTCGTCGCTGCAAACTGAATCAGGAAATCAACAAGGAGTTGCGCCTACGCGCTGGTGCCGAGAATTTATATAAGGTAAGCGTAgctaaatgtaataatatataatatacaatatatactaactaattcacaaatatttatttcgcaGGCCACAACAAATCGCAAACTGCGAGACACTGTCGCCTTGGAGCTAAGCTTCGTCAATTCGAATTTGCAGCTGCTTAAAGAGCAGTTGGCCGAACTCAACTCATCTGTGGAGATCTATCAGAGTGAGAGGTAAGAGTGATATAttgtacacatacatagatattcattttcattttaattttcatttcgatgTGGGAGGTGCGTCAAGCGATCGAATATCGAATAGTTCGCCCATTTTAGCCGCTTCGTTGGCagcaattttgttgctttgctttgtttgcatgcaaatgttgaaatttgtAGTTTTCACAGTTCCCAGCCAGTTTGGGGCATGCAACTTCCAActagcaactggcaactggccaGCTGGGCAGCTGTAGTAATTTTTGCGCATCAGTTTCTGGTCAAGCGCCTTTTTGCGCCCTCAAGTGGAACGAAatcacaaacacaacacaactcagctgagttgagctgagctcagatcagctcaactcaactcggcgccaaaaagccaaagcaacaaagaaaGTGAAAAAGCGTCATTAAATGCACAACtgacaaaaatacaaatatgaaaaattattaCCCGATTGTTGttcatacaaatgtatatcaatatacaatacatactatacgtatacttaatatagaTTAACTATTTATTGATGTGTACAacttgtctgtgtgtgtgtgtgtgtgtgtgtgtgtattaataAAAGGCTTCCAGGGCTCagtgcacacacaaattgacaatcaacaataaaagcataaCATGTACAGTGCACGCTCGATACAGTGAACTAGTTAAATGCAATGTTCACTCAAccgatttgcataaataatccATTTAGTAGTTGTACATTTGAATAAACACATgtaattattgaaatgttatttGCAGCTGAATAAACATTTCATGACTTAGCTAATTTGTCTGAAAGGTTATATTAAAACATGTAGCGTGTTCAAAAAGAATTCCACaagtttgcatttgcaatttgtttgctctATCGAGCGTCGCCtgtacttgtttttgttggggAAATAATTGTCAGCTCGATAAGATCTATGTACTAAAGGTATTAGCACGCACAAATCTAGTTTGTAATTTATCAATTACCAAGCGAAACAATGTACTTTGTTCggcaaattataattatattatgcaCAGATCAATAAATAACTACACTGaataataaaaggaaaatgaaatgaataaaagtgaatacaaatttaagaCACAACCaagttcttattattattttttgtttcttctttttttcttgtgaattttttaattaaaccaGAATACATTATAAGAAAACTTATTTAGCCCAATCTTCAGacttatgtatatgtacatataaccAAGCAGTAGCTTAAGGAGATAGTCTCTTAGATTTTAGAAACCATCAGagctaaaaatacattttttataatttgatttggTTATGTTAGTATATATTGCTATAAAGACTTATTTAGTATTACAGAATAAAAAtaggtgtttttttttttcaaaaatgttaagtAAATATGGAATATTAGTTTAGCCGTTAACATTGTATTATGtcttataataatttgttgtctTGCTGagtataaaatttcatttattcattcatttgattgCGTTCAgataactttaaaaatattcaaggAATAGCAAAAACAGAATGCTGCAATCGTGTCTTAGTTTCTTTGTTtgacaatttgatatatatatattgcactttctgatatatttttaatgtactgATAAAtcaatattctaaatatagatttatataaCTTACAACAAGTATCAACTATTGGAATAtaacaaaacataatatatagtatagtaatatttgttttgttttttacttttttccaGTCACGAAGGCATAATGCCAATGATACCGTTGGGTCTCAAGGAGACCaaggaaattaattttatggaACCATTCTCGGACTTTATTCTCGAGCACTACAGCGAGGAGCCGTCGATCTATATGGACGCCATAGCCGATATGACAGACACGCGACAGGTAAAGAGAAGTCAACAGCATTTCATAATAGTATTGAttacaaatcaaattcaaattgcaatttgcaggCTTCAAAGACACCTTCGCGCGATGATCTTGGCGTCGCGCTGCTTTTCCGCTACTACAATCTATTGTACTATGTGGAACGACGATTCTTTCCGCCCGATCGCAATCTGGGCGTCTACTTCGAGTGGTACGACTCGCTGACCGGAGTGCCGTCGTGTCAGCGGACAATTGCCTTCGAGAAGGCCTGCACTCTGTTCAATCTGGGTGCGATTTACACACAGATCGGTGCACGCCACGACAGACGCACGGAGCGCGGTTTGGATGCGGCTGTGGATAGCTTTTTGCGTGCTGCTGGAATATTCCGGCACATCTACGATACGTTCACCAATGCCCCGTCGATGGACCTGAAGCCGCAGGTGCTCGATGTCCTTGTCTCGCTGATGCTCTCCCAGGCACGCGAATGTCTCTTCGAGAAGCTGCAGCTACAGATCGAGGCCCTGGGCCTAACCGAGTCCAGTCATGTGAGtgagcagctgttgttgtttatcaaTAGCTAACATAACTTACAACTTCTAATACGTGAGAGTTGTTGAGAAAAGTGAGCCAAGCCAAGTGCTGGCAGCTGGCTGGCATTTGAATGATTTATCAGTGCTTTGCATGCATTTGAGCCATTAGTTGGCTAATTGATAAGCTTCATTCATCACTCGACGACACTCATATTCCATActagcataataataataataataattcgcTTTGCGTTTGTAGCTCTTTCGGGATTTGGCTGGTGAAGCGGCACAGCTGTCGCTCGAGTACAATGAGATGCACAAGAACATCCAAGTGAATGACACGCACACCTATCTGCCCGAATGCTGGGCGGGTCTGGTGCCCCTCAAGGCCGAATTGTACAAAGGTGAGCGACGCCTTCTATTGCTGCACaccacataaaatataatacatatattttgcaacTACTCTTCCATTGAGAGTTGTCTGCAATTAAAAGAATTgatttatatgtttaatgcTAAAATCAACAAGTTGATAGAGTCGTATAGCCAAAGAGTATGATTATTGGTGTCTGTAATTAAATCAATGCttagtttatatattaaatatagaaattaataaGTTGACATATTgaaagattattattaattgtatcTGTAATTAAATCAATGCTTAGTTTGTATACTAAAGGTCTATACTTGAACAACtgatttatatattgatagaATCAGACACATCTGcgaatttacaaaaaaaaagaaacaatttttgaaaCATATAATTAAGGTTTTTCTTACCGTAATACAACACAAATTAAGTGGTTTTTAGTGAAATTTTATTACCGAAAGACTTTTGTCTTATCTTGAATTTTGCAGCTGTATGTTTGGTTGTTACTATTGTTCTGTTGATCATCAGTTTGTCTGTGATCACTAATGCAAACTAGTCGCTTAATTTATAAGCTAagctaatcaaattttataattttattccTGTTTTTATTTCTCGGATGAACAATAGGATAATGTAAACTTAGCTGCCTTAGAAACTTGCTAGAAAATATTCAAGAAGAGTCATGACTGatccatttttgtattttgttcagctttatttatgaatttcttCTGTTAAATATTGTCAttgaaatactatatttatggAATAATACAAGTAAAGAATCAGCGCATAAAGAACTAATAATTAActatcaaaaacaaataatcaaataatatatttaacgaataatataattaaagaagCAGAGTATTAAATCCTACAATGATATCTAATCCTTCATTTATGGTAT
This region includes:
- the LOC133847266 gene encoding rhophilin-2 isoform X1, giving the protein MDAAAAAAVSVNVSVSVNATEDEEEDTTTQVNNKLLHNQNGNMDNDGDDDDDEPQALPFCFVRGSDPRAATCRGKLQSRRCKLNQEINKELRLRAGAENLYKATTNRKLRDTVALELSFVNSNLQLLKEQLAELNSSVEIYQSESHEGIMPMIPLGLKETKEINFMEPFSDFILEHYSEEPSIYMDAIADMTDTRQASKTPSRDDLGVALLFRYYNLLYYVERRFFPPDRNLGVYFEWYDSLTGVPSCQRTIAFEKACTLFNLGAIYTQIGARHDRRTERGLDAAVDSFLRAAGIFRHIYDTFTNAPSMDLKPQVLDVLVSLMLSQARECLFEKLQLQIEALGLTESSHLFRDLAGEAAQLSLEYNEMHKNIQVNDTHTYLPECWAGLVPLKAELYKALAHHYEARSIDATVGDGDNVSLGTKKESDGVIE
- the LOC133847266 gene encoding rhophilin-2 isoform X2, which produces MTCKSPMSYLLKLEQMGSDPRAATCRGKLQSRRCKLNQEINKELRLRAGAENLYKATTNRKLRDTVALELSFVNSNLQLLKEQLAELNSSVEIYQSESHEGIMPMIPLGLKETKEINFMEPFSDFILEHYSEEPSIYMDAIADMTDTRQASKTPSRDDLGVALLFRYYNLLYYVERRFFPPDRNLGVYFEWYDSLTGVPSCQRTIAFEKACTLFNLGAIYTQIGARHDRRTERGLDAAVDSFLRAAGIFRHIYDTFTNAPSMDLKPQVLDVLVSLMLSQARECLFEKLQLQIEALGLTESSHLFRDLAGEAAQLSLEYNEMHKNIQVNDTHTYLPECWAGLVPLKAELYKALAHHYEARSIDATVGDGDNVSLGTKKESDGVIE